One segment of Stenotrophomonas sp. SAU14A_NAIMI4_8 DNA contains the following:
- a CDS encoding TlpA disulfide reductase family protein produces MTNKRFPQSVRAWVCAAALAVMAVPALAASPAPGEVPPQALGNDRQGKPVNLADQRGKVVIVTFWASWCGPCRKELPILAHLQKVVGEDAMKVYAINWGEPRNDVNRLVRHRDWPKLDYLHDPRGALAEQYGIAAVPHMFIIGRDGQVAHAHRGYSEASLPGILEEIIAALPEDVRNRPSQAGAAAN; encoded by the coding sequence ATGACGAACAAGCGGTTCCCGCAGTCGGTGCGGGCGTGGGTATGTGCGGCCGCGCTTGCGGTCATGGCCGTTCCGGCCCTGGCCGCATCGCCCGCCCCCGGTGAGGTGCCGCCACAGGCGCTGGGCAACGACCGCCAGGGCAAGCCGGTCAACCTGGCCGACCAACGCGGCAAGGTGGTCATCGTGACCTTCTGGGCGTCCTGGTGCGGGCCCTGCCGCAAGGAACTGCCGATCCTGGCGCACCTGCAGAAGGTCGTCGGCGAAGACGCGATGAAGGTCTACGCGATCAACTGGGGCGAGCCGCGCAACGACGTCAACCGGCTGGTGCGCCACCGCGACTGGCCGAAGCTGGACTACCTGCACGATCCGCGTGGCGCCTTGGCCGAGCAGTACGGCATCGCCGCGGTGCCACACATGTTCATCATCGGTCGCGATGGACAGGTCGCCCATGCCCATCGCGGCTACAGCGAAGCGAGCCTGCCGGGCATCCTCGAGGAAATCATCGCTGCGCTGCCCGAAGACGTGCGCAATCGCCCATCGCAGGCGGGCGCGGCAGCCAACTGA
- a CDS encoding glutathione peroxidase, protein MATAFDFTFVDLDGQPQALAQYAGRPLLLVNVASRCGFTPQYTGLEQLWQDYRERGLVVVGFPCNQFGAQEPGDAAQIRQFCSLDYPVSFPLSQKIEVNGEGADPLWAWLSQQKRGLLGSARIKWNFSKFLVDRQGNVVDRFAPTTKPEQLRGAIEALL, encoded by the coding sequence ATGGCCACCGCCTTCGACTTCACCTTCGTAGACCTGGACGGCCAGCCGCAGGCCCTGGCCCAGTATGCCGGTCGCCCGCTGCTGCTGGTGAACGTGGCCAGCCGCTGCGGCTTCACCCCGCAGTACACCGGGCTGGAGCAGCTGTGGCAGGACTACCGCGAGCGGGGTCTGGTGGTGGTCGGCTTCCCCTGCAACCAGTTCGGCGCGCAGGAGCCGGGCGATGCAGCGCAGATCCGCCAGTTCTGCTCGCTGGATTACCCGGTCAGCTTCCCGCTGTCGCAGAAGATCGAGGTCAATGGCGAAGGAGCCGACCCGCTGTGGGCGTGGCTGTCGCAGCAGAAGCGCGGGCTGCTGGGCAGCGCGCGCATCAAGTGGAACTTCAGCAAGTTCCTGGTCGATCGGCAGGGCAACGTGGTGGACCGCTTTGCCCCCACCACCAAGCCCGAGCAGCTGCGTGGGGCCATCGAAGCGCTGCTGTAA
- a CDS encoding M3 family metallopeptidase: MTTRLALAVAMTLGLALPAYSASAATPAAAANAQQANPFFADSPLPLHFPQFDKIKDSDFAPAFDAGMAQQLKEVEAIANNKAKPTFDNTIIALEKSGDVLDRATTVFFSLVGADTNDARKKLQADYSAKFAAHSDAIALNGKLFARIQALYDTRTQLGLDAEGVRLVEKYYDNYVRAGAKLSEADKATLKKMNAELANLGTKFSQNVQSEVNASAITVNDVKELDGLSQEQIAAAAEAAKARGLDGKYVITLLNTTGQPPLTNLANRALRQKIYEASISRGSRGGEFDNTALVSRIMQLRADKAKLMGFANFAAYNLTNQTAKTPEAVNAMLGKLAPAAVANAKREAADLQAMIDKEQKAAGKPTFALEPWDWAFYSEKVRQAKYNFDESQLKPYFEMKNVLENGVFFAANQEFGLTFKQRTDLPVYHDDVTVYDVFDADGSQLAIFIFDPYARASKRGGAWMNSYVSQSELTGFKPVVANHLNIPKPPAGQPTLLTWDEVTTTFHEFGHALHGMFSNVKYPYFSGTAVPRDFVEFPSQVNEMWADNPAILKNYAKHYQNGSAMPQALLDKVLAAAKFNQGFATTEYLGAAMLDQRWHQIGADQVPAAKDVMAFERAALEKDGIYYAPVPPRYKTPYFSHIMGGYSAGYYAYIWSEVLDANTQKWFRDNGGLSRKNGDHFRATLLSKGGSVDAMQLFRDFAGHEPQIEPLLEKRGLTGAGN; encoded by the coding sequence TTGACCACCCGCCTTGCCCTTGCCGTGGCCATGACCCTCGGCCTTGCCCTGCCCGCCTATTCGGCCAGCGCTGCCACCCCGGCGGCTGCCGCCAACGCCCAGCAGGCCAACCCGTTCTTCGCCGACAGCCCGCTGCCGCTGCACTTCCCGCAGTTCGACAAGATCAAGGACAGCGACTTCGCCCCGGCCTTCGACGCCGGCATGGCGCAGCAACTGAAGGAAGTGGAGGCGATTGCCAACAACAAGGCCAAGCCGACCTTCGACAACACCATCATCGCCCTGGAAAAGAGCGGTGACGTGCTGGACCGTGCGACCACCGTGTTCTTCAGCCTGGTCGGCGCCGACACCAACGACGCACGCAAGAAGCTGCAGGCCGACTACTCGGCGAAGTTCGCCGCACACAGCGATGCGATTGCCCTGAACGGCAAGCTGTTCGCGCGCATCCAGGCGCTGTATGACACCCGCACCCAGCTGGGCCTGGATGCCGAAGGCGTGCGCCTGGTCGAGAAGTACTACGACAACTACGTGCGCGCCGGCGCCAAGCTGTCCGAGGCCGACAAGGCCACGCTGAAGAAGATGAATGCCGAACTGGCCAACCTGGGCACCAAGTTCAGCCAGAACGTGCAGTCGGAAGTGAATGCTTCGGCGATCACCGTCAACGACGTGAAGGAACTGGACGGACTGTCGCAGGAACAGATCGCCGCCGCTGCCGAAGCCGCCAAGGCCCGTGGCCTGGACGGCAAGTACGTGATCACCCTGCTCAACACCACCGGCCAGCCGCCGCTGACCAACCTGGCCAACCGCGCGCTGCGCCAGAAGATCTACGAAGCGTCGATCAGCCGTGGCAGCCGTGGCGGTGAGTTCGACAACACCGCGCTGGTCTCGCGCATCATGCAGCTGCGTGCCGACAAGGCCAAGCTGATGGGCTTTGCCAACTTCGCCGCCTACAACCTGACCAACCAGACCGCCAAGACCCCCGAAGCGGTCAACGCCATGCTGGGCAAGCTGGCCCCGGCCGCGGTGGCCAACGCCAAGCGCGAAGCCGCCGACCTGCAGGCGATGATCGACAAGGAACAGAAGGCCGCCGGCAAGCCGACCTTCGCCCTGGAACCGTGGGACTGGGCGTTCTACAGCGAGAAGGTGCGCCAGGCCAAGTACAACTTCGACGAATCGCAGCTGAAGCCGTACTTCGAAATGAAGAACGTGCTGGAAAACGGCGTGTTCTTCGCCGCCAACCAGGAATTCGGCCTGACCTTCAAGCAGCGCACCGACCTGCCGGTCTACCACGATGACGTCACCGTGTACGACGTGTTCGATGCCGATGGCAGCCAGCTGGCGATCTTCATCTTCGACCCGTATGCGCGCGCGTCCAAGCGTGGCGGTGCGTGGATGAACTCCTACGTTTCGCAGTCGGAACTGACCGGCTTCAAGCCGGTGGTGGCCAACCACCTGAACATCCCCAAGCCGCCGGCCGGCCAGCCGACCCTGCTGACCTGGGATGAAGTGACCACCACCTTCCACGAGTTCGGCCACGCCCTGCACGGCATGTTCTCCAACGTGAAGTACCCGTACTTCTCGGGCACCGCGGTGCCGCGTGACTTCGTCGAGTTCCCCTCGCAGGTGAACGAGATGTGGGCGGACAACCCGGCCATCCTGAAGAACTACGCCAAGCACTACCAGAACGGTTCGGCCATGCCGCAGGCGCTGCTGGACAAGGTGCTGGCCGCGGCCAAGTTCAACCAGGGCTTTGCCACCACCGAATACCTGGGTGCGGCCATGCTGGACCAGCGCTGGCACCAGATCGGCGCTGACCAGGTGCCGGCGGCCAAGGACGTGATGGCCTTCGAGCGTGCGGCCCTGGAAAAGGACGGCATCTACTACGCGCCGGTGCCGCCGCGCTACAAGACCCCGTACTTCAGCCACATCATGGGCGGCTACTCGGCCGGCTACTACGCCTACATCTGGTCGGAAGTGCTGGACGCCAACACCCAGAAGTGGTTCCGCGACAACGGCGGCCTGAGCCGCAAGAATGGCGACCACTTCCGCGCCACCCTGCTGTCCAAGGGCGGCAGCGTGGATGCCATGCAGCTGTTCCGCGATTTCGCCGGCCACGAGCCGCAGATCGAACCGCTGCTGGAAAAGCGTGGCCTGACCGGCGCCGGCAACTGA
- the cfa gene encoding cyclopropane fatty acyl phospholipid synthase has translation MDTGLQERVTGLLHEAGVRIGGTQPQDIQVHDPRFFARVMGQGSLGLGESYMDGWWDANVLDEFLVQLMQAHLDERVHGWREVADALKARLFNLQAGQGSYEVGRRHYDLGNDLYQAMLGQYMVYSCGYWRNAVDLDAAQEAKLDLVCRKLGLRPGQRVLDIGCGWGEALKYAAERYGVSGVGVTISQEQAAFARERCAGLPIEIRLQDYRELDEPFDAIFSIGMFEHVGDKNYGSFFEVARRCLSPRGLLLLHTIGSNVSRHRTDPWIARYIFPNSMLPSAVQISRAFEGQFVLEDWHNFGTDYDLTLQAWRRNVEAAWPTLDAQRYDERFRRMWRFYLAGSMASFRCRHAQLWQLVLSPDGVPGGYVAPR, from the coding sequence GTGGATACAGGGTTGCAGGAGCGGGTGACCGGCCTGCTCCACGAAGCCGGGGTCCGCATTGGCGGCACCCAGCCACAGGACATCCAGGTACATGACCCGCGCTTCTTCGCGCGGGTCATGGGCCAGGGCTCGCTCGGCCTGGGCGAAAGCTACATGGATGGCTGGTGGGACGCCAACGTGCTGGATGAATTCCTGGTGCAGCTGATGCAGGCGCACCTGGATGAGCGCGTGCACGGCTGGCGCGAAGTGGCCGATGCCTTGAAAGCGCGCCTGTTCAACCTGCAGGCCGGGCAGGGCAGCTACGAGGTGGGCCGGCGCCATTACGACCTGGGCAACGATCTCTACCAGGCCATGCTGGGCCAGTACATGGTCTACAGCTGTGGCTACTGGCGCAACGCGGTGGACCTGGATGCGGCGCAGGAGGCCAAGCTGGATCTGGTCTGCCGCAAGCTGGGCCTGCGCCCGGGCCAGCGGGTGCTGGACATCGGCTGCGGCTGGGGCGAAGCATTGAAGTACGCTGCCGAGCGCTACGGCGTCAGCGGTGTGGGCGTGACCATTTCCCAGGAGCAGGCTGCGTTCGCCCGTGAGCGCTGTGCCGGGTTGCCGATCGAGATCCGCCTGCAGGATTACCGCGAACTGGACGAACCGTTCGATGCGATTTTCTCGATCGGCATGTTCGAACACGTGGGCGACAAGAATTACGGCAGTTTCTTCGAGGTGGCACGGCGCTGCCTGTCGCCACGTGGCCTGCTGCTGCTGCACACCATCGGCAGCAACGTTTCCCGCCACCGCACCGACCCGTGGATCGCCCGCTACATCTTTCCCAACTCGATGCTGCCCTCGGCGGTGCAGATCAGCCGCGCGTTCGAAGGGCAGTTCGTGCTGGAGGACTGGCACAACTTCGGCACCGACTACGACCTGACGCTGCAGGCGTGGCGGCGGAATGTCGAAGCGGCCTGGCCGACCCTGGACGCGCAGCGCTACGACGAGCGCTTCCGCCGCATGTGGCGGTTCTACCTGGCCGGTTCGATGGCCAGTTTCCGCTGCCGCCATGCGCAGCTGTGGCAGCTGGTGTTGTCGCCCGACGGCGTGCCGGGTGGATACGTCGCGCCGCGTTGA
- a CDS encoding DUF3298 and DUF4163 domain-containing protein, with translation MYEHEQGIPMKNGNNRPLRASVLAGAMGVLLLAGCQRGDDAAPATDSAPSADASAPATVQAPAAEAPLDLRDVIENNEREVVGISYPAGIDRYPGLARALQDYATSARSDLQQALDGLGNDKPTMPYELSLSFEKVLETPQLVVVSADGSRYTGGAHGEPLVARFVWLPPQQQMLSADKLVADSKGWKAVSDFVADQLRERVATRLSGEDMEPAELQESLRNASRMIAEGTGPQADNFSQFQPLTDDKGQITALRFVFPPYQVGPYSDGTQTADVPAAVLLPHVAKDYVELFARG, from the coding sequence ATGTACGAACATGAACAGGGGATCCCGATGAAGAACGGAAACAACCGGCCGTTGCGCGCAAGCGTGCTGGCCGGGGCAATGGGCGTGCTGCTGCTGGCCGGTTGCCAGCGCGGCGACGATGCGGCACCGGCCACCGACAGCGCACCCAGCGCGGATGCCAGCGCGCCGGCCACGGTGCAGGCGCCTGCCGCTGAAGCGCCGCTGGACCTGCGCGATGTGATCGAGAACAACGAACGCGAGGTGGTGGGAATCAGTTACCCGGCCGGCATCGACCGCTACCCGGGCCTGGCCCGCGCGCTGCAGGACTACGCGACCTCGGCACGCAGCGATCTGCAGCAGGCGCTCGATGGCCTGGGCAACGACAAGCCGACCATGCCTTACGAGCTGTCGCTGAGCTTCGAGAAAGTGCTGGAAACCCCGCAGCTGGTGGTGGTCAGTGCCGATGGCAGTCGCTACACCGGTGGCGCCCACGGCGAACCGCTGGTGGCACGCTTCGTCTGGCTGCCGCCGCAGCAGCAGATGCTGAGCGCCGACAAGCTGGTGGCCGACAGCAAGGGCTGGAAGGCGGTCAGTGATTTCGTCGCCGACCAGCTGCGCGAGCGCGTGGCCACGCGCCTGAGCGGCGAAGACATGGAACCGGCCGAACTGCAGGAATCGCTGCGCAATGCCTCGCGCATGATTGCCGAGGGCACCGGCCCGCAGGCCGACAACTTCAGCCAGTTCCAGCCGCTGACCGATGATAAGGGCCAGATCACCGCCCTGCGGTTCGTGTTCCCGCCCTACCAGGTGGGGCCGTATTCGGATGGCACGCAGACCGCTGATGTGCCGGCCGCCGTGCTGCTGCCGCACGTGGCCAAGGACTACGTGGAGCTGTTCGCCCGCGGTTGA
- a CDS encoding GNAT family N-acetyltransferase, which produces MASVTPPGLAYEVAHDQANHRFTARVRGHVAVLDYQLKRKRMVITHTEVPEPIAGRGVAGELTRVALRFAREHKYKVVPACAYAEAFLQRHEEFHDLLVG; this is translated from the coding sequence ATGGCTTCGGTCACACCCCCCGGTCTGGCCTATGAGGTCGCGCATGACCAGGCCAACCACCGTTTCACCGCCCGCGTACGCGGGCACGTGGCGGTGCTGGACTACCAGCTCAAGCGCAAGCGCATGGTGATCACCCACACCGAAGTGCCCGAGCCGATTGCCGGCCGCGGTGTTGCCGGCGAGTTGACGCGGGTGGCGCTACGCTTCGCCCGGGAGCACAAGTACAAAGTGGTGCCGGCCTGCGCCTATGCCGAGGCATTCCTGCAGCGGCACGAGGAGTTCCACGACCTGCTGGTGGGGTGA
- a CDS encoding rhomboid family intramembrane serine protease, with the protein MTPVNLLLIAITAVLSWMAFNNRKLADRLILWPPAVDRHRQYDRLVTYGFIHADWPHLIFNMFTLFFFGGYIESVMVQLTGSFLTYPAFYLGALLVSILPSYLKNQKNPNYLSLGASGAVSAVLFAYILLNPWKIILVFFIPAPAIVYAAFYVGYSIWMDKRGGDRINHSAHLAGAAFGIIFMLAMQPAIFSHFLRELSNPTFSLGG; encoded by the coding sequence ATGACCCCCGTCAATCTCCTGTTGATCGCCATCACCGCCGTGCTGTCCTGGATGGCGTTCAACAACCGCAAGCTGGCTGACCGCCTGATCCTGTGGCCGCCGGCGGTGGACCGCCACCGCCAGTACGACCGCCTGGTCACCTACGGCTTCATCCATGCCGACTGGCCGCACCTGATCTTCAACATGTTCACCCTGTTCTTCTTCGGGGGATACATCGAGAGCGTGATGGTGCAGCTGACCGGCAGCTTCCTGACCTATCCCGCGTTCTACCTGGGGGCGCTGCTGGTGTCGATCCTGCCCAGCTACCTGAAGAACCAGAAGAATCCGAACTACCTCAGCCTGGGCGCGTCCGGTGCGGTGTCGGCGGTGCTGTTCGCCTACATCCTGCTGAACCCCTGGAAGATCATCCTGGTGTTCTTCATTCCCGCGCCGGCGATCGTGTATGCCGCGTTCTACGTCGGCTACAGCATCTGGATGGACAAGCGCGGCGGCGATCGCATCAACCACAGCGCGCATCTGGCGGGCGCAGCGTTCGGCATCATCTTCATGCTGGCCATGCAGCCGGCCATCTTCAGCCACTTCCTGCGCGAGCTGTCCAACCCCACCTTCAGCCTGGGCGGCTGA
- a CDS encoding oligopeptide:H+ symporter: MSHDAVAPIAGQGKMPRQIPYIIGNEACERFSFYGMRNILVQFLITSLLLQELTAEGRAGEAKDIMHSFMIGVYFFPLLGGWLADKFFGKYHTILWFSLVYCAGHLCLALFENSREGFFLGLGLIALGAGGIKPLVASFMGDQFDQSNKHLAKIVFDAFYWIINFGSLFASLLIPLVLKNWGPQWAFGIPGILMFIATFVFWLGRKRYVLVPLPPKDPHSFANVVRTALTARVAGRGRPGLVMAVAGLVLAAASFGLVGSLGIVICLCLALVAILAGIGGGTWLQLDRARAQHPAEAVEGVRAVLRVLVIFALTTPFFSLFDQKASTWVLQGQQMQMPSWFTASQMQALNPLLVMILIPFNNLVLYPALRRFGFEPTALRRMTAGIAFSGLAWIVVGGIQVVMDGGNAMSIFWQMLPYALLTFGEVLVSATGLEFAYSQAPQAMKGVVMSFWNLTTTIGNLWVLLSNAAVRNEAVTHKIASTGLSEAAFLMFFFAGFAFIAAFAFGWYARRYRMVDNYRSA, encoded by the coding sequence ATGAGCCACGACGCAGTCGCCCCCATCGCCGGCCAGGGAAAGATGCCGCGCCAGATTCCGTACATCATCGGCAATGAGGCCTGCGAACGGTTCAGTTTCTACGGGATGCGCAACATCCTGGTGCAGTTCCTGATCACCTCGCTGCTGCTGCAGGAACTCACTGCAGAAGGCCGCGCCGGTGAAGCCAAGGACATCATGCACAGCTTCATGATCGGCGTGTACTTCTTCCCGCTGCTCGGTGGCTGGCTGGCCGACAAGTTCTTCGGCAAGTACCACACCATCCTGTGGTTCAGTCTGGTCTACTGCGCCGGCCACCTGTGCCTGGCGCTGTTCGAGAACAGCCGCGAAGGCTTCTTCCTGGGCCTGGGCCTGATCGCGCTGGGCGCCGGTGGCATCAAGCCGCTGGTGGCCTCGTTCATGGGCGACCAGTTCGACCAGAGCAACAAGCACCTGGCCAAGATCGTCTTCGACGCCTTCTACTGGATCATCAACTTCGGCTCGCTGTTCGCCTCGCTGCTGATCCCGCTGGTGCTGAAGAACTGGGGCCCGCAGTGGGCCTTCGGTATTCCCGGCATCCTGATGTTCATCGCCACCTTCGTGTTCTGGCTGGGCCGCAAGCGCTACGTGCTGGTGCCGCTGCCGCCGAAGGATCCGCATTCGTTCGCCAACGTGGTGCGCACCGCGCTGACCGCGCGCGTGGCCGGCCGGGGCCGTCCGGGCCTGGTGATGGCCGTTGCCGGTCTGGTGCTGGCCGCTGCCTCGTTCGGCCTGGTCGGTTCGCTGGGCATCGTGATCTGCCTGTGCCTGGCGCTGGTGGCCATCCTGGCCGGCATCGGCGGCGGCACCTGGCTGCAGCTGGACCGCGCCCGCGCGCAGCATCCGGCCGAAGCCGTGGAAGGCGTGCGCGCCGTGCTGCGCGTGCTGGTCATCTTCGCCCTGACCACGCCGTTCTTCTCGCTGTTCGACCAGAAGGCCTCCACCTGGGTGCTGCAGGGCCAGCAGATGCAGATGCCGAGCTGGTTCACCGCCTCGCAGATGCAGGCACTGAACCCGCTGCTGGTGATGATCCTGATCCCGTTCAACAACCTGGTGCTGTACCCGGCGCTGCGCCGCTTCGGCTTCGAACCGACCGCGCTGCGCCGCATGACCGCCGGTATCGCCTTCAGCGGCCTGGCCTGGATCGTGGTGGGCGGCATCCAGGTGGTGATGGACGGTGGCAATGCCATGTCGATCTTCTGGCAGATGCTGCCGTATGCGCTGCTGACCTTCGGTGAAGTGCTGGTCTCGGCCACCGGCCTGGAGTTCGCCTACAGCCAGGCGCCGCAGGCCATGAAGGGCGTGGTGATGAGCTTCTGGAACCTGACCACCACCATCGGCAACCTGTGGGTGCTGCTGTCCAACGCGGCGGTGCGCAACGAGGCGGTGACCCACAAGATCGCCAGCACGGGCCTGAGCGAGGCGGCGTTCCTGATGTTCTTCTTCGCCGGCTTCGCCTTCATTGCGGCGTTCGCCTTCGGTTGGTATGCACGACGCTATCGTATGGTCGACAACTACCGCAGCGCCTGA
- a CDS encoding endonuclease/exonuclease/phosphatase family protein, whose protein sequence is MRPLAPARFLLGSLALLLVLPALARPQLPPAPGAASDVRQLTVAALELPSRDDAQWKQRREQVLQLLTELQPDVISVQQVLQEQGRNPACWLASRLRYSCDFVTADPPSQPLRHGNAMLTRLPVSEDGVTLLHPPGTFSAAGMLRLRLGEALLNVYVARLRPEADEASARQHQTSDLMAWIGATAEGLPSLIAGDFAAPTTELVRSTPGFQPARRNPGGRPDTAAANGGGASGHGLDVLFQVKHFGGIRQQAIDLPAAGEAPGVRLGVMATLRLQGVPASSE, encoded by the coding sequence ATGCGCCCCCTCGCCCCCGCCCGCTTCCTGCTCGGCAGCCTTGCGCTGCTGCTGGTCCTGCCTGCCCTGGCGCGCCCGCAGCTGCCGCCGGCGCCCGGCGCGGCCAGCGACGTGCGGCAGCTGACGGTGGCGGCGCTGGAACTGCCCAGCCGCGACGACGCGCAGTGGAAGCAGCGGCGCGAACAGGTGCTGCAACTGCTGACCGAGCTGCAGCCCGATGTCATTTCCGTGCAGCAGGTGCTGCAGGAACAGGGCCGCAACCCGGCGTGCTGGCTGGCCAGCCGCCTGCGTTACAGCTGCGACTTCGTCACCGCCGACCCGCCGAGCCAGCCACTGCGCCACGGCAACGCCATGCTGACCCGACTGCCGGTAAGCGAAGACGGGGTGACCCTGCTGCATCCGCCGGGCACCTTCAGCGCGGCGGGCATGCTGCGGCTGCGGCTGGGCGAGGCGCTGCTGAACGTCTATGTGGCGCGCCTGCGCCCGGAAGCGGACGAGGCCAGCGCGCGCCAGCACCAGACCAGCGATCTTATGGCCTGGATCGGCGCCACCGCCGAAGGGCTGCCCAGCCTGATTGCCGGCGACTTCGCCGCGCCCACCACCGAACTGGTACGCAGCACGCCGGGCTTCCAGCCGGCCCGGCGCAATCCCGGCGGACGCCCGGACACGGCGGCCGCCAATGGTGGCGGTGCCAGCGGGCACGGCTTGGACGTGCTGTTCCAGGTCAAACATTTCGGCGGCATCCGCCAGCAGGCCATCGACCTGCCGGCCGCAGGGGAAGCACCCGGCGTGCGGCTGGGGGTGATGGCCACGCTGCGCCTGCAGGGTGTGCCCGCGTCCAGCGAATGA
- a CDS encoding superoxide dismutase — protein MAYTLPKLSYAYDALEPHIDAATMEIHHTKHHQTYINNVNAALEGTEYADLPVDELVKKLKSLPENLQGPVRNNGGGHANHSLFWTVMAPNAGGNPVGDVAKAIDKDLGGFDKFKDAFTKAALTRFGSGWAWLSVTPDKKVVVESTGNQDSPLMEGNTPILGLDVWEHAYYLKYQNRRPEYIGAFFNVIDWNEVERRYQEAIA, from the coding sequence ATGGCCTACACCCTGCCCAAGCTGTCCTACGCCTACGACGCTCTGGAACCGCATATCGATGCGGCGACGATGGAAATCCATCACACCAAGCACCACCAGACCTACATCAACAACGTCAACGCAGCGCTGGAAGGCACCGAGTACGCCGACCTGCCGGTGGACGAACTGGTGAAGAAGCTGAAGTCGCTGCCGGAAAACCTGCAGGGTCCGGTGCGCAACAACGGTGGTGGCCATGCCAACCACTCGCTGTTCTGGACCGTGATGGCCCCCAACGCCGGTGGCAACCCGGTGGGCGACGTGGCCAAGGCCATCGACAAGGACCTGGGCGGCTTCGACAAGTTCAAGGATGCCTTCACCAAGGCGGCGCTGACCCGCTTCGGCAGCGGCTGGGCCTGGCTGAGCGTCACCCCGGACAAGAAGGTCGTGGTTGAAAGCACCGGCAACCAGGACAGCCCGCTGATGGAAGGCAACACGCCGATCCTGGGCCTGGACGTGTGGGAACACGCGTACTACCTGAAGTACCAGAACCGCCGTCCGGAATACATCGGCGCGTTCTTCAACGTGATCGACTGGAACGAAGTCGAGCGTCGTTACCAGGAAGCGATCGCCTGA
- a CDS encoding ribonuclease domain-containing protein has protein sequence MRNPRLLITAIALLLLGLLANHFLQRPAPPQFAPSLAGQPAVAAPKASARNDALPAFLPAEARQTIALIQRGGPFPHRQDGSTFGNREQRLPPRDRGYYREYTVDTPGARNRGARRIVTGGDPAQAWYYTDDHYESFRSFTVPASGDRP, from the coding sequence ATGCGCAACCCCCGGCTGCTGATCACCGCCATCGCCCTGCTGTTGCTGGGCCTGCTGGCCAACCATTTCCTGCAGCGGCCGGCGCCGCCACAGTTCGCGCCCAGCCTTGCCGGCCAACCGGCCGTGGCGGCACCGAAGGCCAGCGCCCGCAACGACGCCCTGCCCGCCTTCCTGCCGGCCGAGGCGCGGCAGACCATCGCCCTCATCCAGCGCGGCGGCCCGTTCCCGCACCGCCAGGATGGCAGCACCTTCGGCAACCGCGAACAGCGGCTGCCGCCGCGTGACCGTGGCTATTACCGCGAATACACCGTCGACACTCCGGGCGCCCGCAACCGCGGTGCGCGCCGCATCGTTACCGGCGGCGACCCGGCCCAGGCCTGGTACTACACCGACGACCACTACGAATCGTTCCGCAGTTTCACCGTACCCGCTTCCGGAGACCGCCCATGA
- a CDS encoding barstar family protein has protein sequence MSHDDFGLGLHDINNAGVYAIDTGDIAALSAAMRDAQLKVIRIDLQGVADKRTLLARLSAQLDFPAGFGGNWDALSDNLRDLQWLPAPGYALFLADVDTLRADAGKDFDTLLDVMDEACRDWVGRDVPFWVFLSQSE, from the coding sequence ATGAGCCACGATGATTTCGGCCTCGGCCTGCACGACATCAACAATGCTGGCGTCTATGCCATCGACACCGGCGACATCGCCGCACTGTCGGCTGCCATGCGCGATGCGCAGCTGAAGGTGATCCGCATCGACCTGCAGGGCGTGGCCGACAAGCGCACGCTGCTGGCGCGGCTGTCGGCGCAGCTCGACTTCCCCGCCGGTTTCGGTGGCAACTGGGATGCCCTTTCAGACAACCTGCGCGACCTGCAGTGGCTGCCGGCGCCGGGCTATGCACTGTTCCTGGCCGACGTGGATACCCTGCGTGCCGACGCCGGCAAGGACTTCGACACGCTGCTGGACGTGATGGATGAAGCCTGCCGCGACTGGGTCGGGCGTGATGTGCCGTTCTGGGTGTTTCTGTCGCAGAGCGAGTGA